The following DNA comes from Teredinibacter haidensis.
TCCAGCAGTGTGTCCGTATGCAGCAGTGGACTAAGATCCAATTTTTGTTGCCGGGGCGTATTACCCTCGATAGCCTCTAACAGATCAACACGACCGATCAAATCATCAATAGTGCGAACCCCTAGCTTAGCCATCCACTCCCGAACCTCTTCAGCAACAAACCTAAAGAAGTTCATCGCCATATCTACGGTGCCAATGTAATGATCTCGACGCAAGGCCTCCTGCTGAGTAGCAACACCGGTAGCGCAGTTGTTCAGGTGACAGATACGCAGGTACTTACAACCCAAAGCAACCATAGGCGCCGTGCCGAAACCAAAGCTTTCCGCGCCGAGAATCGCTGCTTTAATCACGTCCAGACCAGACTTAAGTCCACCATCCGTTTGCACGCGAACCTTACCTCGAAGGTCGTTGGCACGTAGAGTCTGATGAGTTTCCGCCAGTCCCAGCTCCCAGGGCGAACCAGCATAGCGGATGGAGGTCAGTGGGCTTGCCGCCGTACCGCCATCGTAGCCCGAAATCGTAATCAAATCCGCATAGGCTTTAGCAACACCGGCTGCAATCGTACCCACGCCCGGACGCGATACCAACTTTACGGATACCAGGGCATCCGGGTTCACCTGCTTAAGATCGAAAATCAGCTGAGCCAAATCTTCAATGGAATAAATATCGTGGTGAGGGGGTGGCGAAATCAAGGTAACACCGGGTACAGAGTAACGCAGACGAGCAATCAACTCGTTTACTTTTCCGCCAGGAAGCTGGCCGCCTTCCCCAGGCTTTGCGCCCTGGGCGACTTTAATTTGCAGCACCTCAGCGTTAACAAGGTAGTGGGGCGTCACACCAAAGCGACCCGAGGCAACCTGCTTGATCTTGGAGACTTTGTTGGTTCCAAAGCGCACAGCATCTTCGCCGCCTTCACCACTGTTGGAGCGACCACCCAGTGTATTCATGGCTTGTGCCAGAGCTTCATGGGCCTCCGGGCTCAAGGCTCCCAGCGACATCGCCGCCGAGTCGAAACGGCGAACAATCGACTCCATCGATTCCACCTGATCAAGCGAAATCGATTTATCCTCGTCGTCCTTCAGCCTTAGCAGATCGCGCAATGTTGCGACCGGCCGGTTGTTGACTAACGCTGCGTAGTCACGCCATATCGCGTAATCACCGGTCTGTACGGCTTTTTGCAGGGTTTGCACCACATCCGGATTGAACGCGTGATACTCCTGGCCGTGGATATATTTCAATATGCCGCCAGGCTCAATGGTTTTGCGCGCCTTCCAGGCATCCTTAGCGAGAGACTTTTGGTCCACTTCAAGGTCAAGAAACTCGGCACCTTTAATACGGCTGGGCGTACCGGCGAAGCAGGTATCCACCACATCTTCCGATAAACCAACGGCTTCGAATAGCTGGGCGCCGCGGTATGAAGCTATAGTAGAAATCCCCATTTTGGACAGGATTTTCAACAACCCTTTGCCCAAACCTTTGCGGTAGTTAGTACTGGCATCGGCGTACTCGGTAAGCAACTCACCGGATTTCACCAAACGGTCAAGCAAGTAGTAACTGAGGTACGGGTAGACAGCGGTGGCGCCATAGCCGATCAATGCCGCTAGATGATGAGAGTCCCGCGCGGTTGCTGTCTCCACAATAATATTGGCATCACAACGCAAGCCTTCACGGGTGAGACGGTGATGCACGGCACCGGTCGCCAGCAAGGCATGAATAGGCAATTTGCCTTCAATAATCTTCAGATCCGATAGCACAACCAGGGTTTTGCCCACTTTAACCTGAGCAACAACCTCTTCCAGCATTAGTTCAATAGCCTGCTTGAGGTTAAGCACTTTGGTATCGTAGTTGAGGTCAATCTTGACCGCTTCATAACCGGATCGCCCAAGGTGCATTAGTGCTTTAAATTTTGCTGGCGATAATACCGGGTTGGTTAGAATGACACGGTTTGCGTGCTCTGCTGTCTCATCAAATACAGACAGTTCGCGACCAATACAGGTCTCCAATGACATCACTATCGCTTCACGCAAAGGATCGATAGGTGGATTGGTTACTTGGGCGAACTGCTGACGAAAATAATCGTAGAGCGAGCGGCGCTTCTCCGAAAGTACAGCCATCGGCGTGTCGTCCCCCATGGACCCAACAGCTTCCTGGCCCGCCTCCGCGAGAGGGCGAATAACCTGATCGCACTCCTCGAAAGTGACTTGGAACATTTTCATTGCCGTTTCAACCTGAGCTTCATTCAGGCCGTTTTCCGGCATCTCACGATCTAGGCTAGCTTCAATACGAACAGCATTTTCCTTCATCCACTGAAGATAGGGCTGGCCGGTTTTAAGCATTTGGTCGATATCAGCGGTATGGTGCAAGGTTCCAGTTTCGGTATCTACAGATAAGATCTGACCCGGCCCCAATCGGCCCTTAGCAACCACATCTTCTGGAGAATAATTGTATACACCAATTTCCGAGGCCACGGTAATAATGTCGTCTTTAGTTATTACCCAGCGCGAAGGCCGCAAACCGTTTCGATCAAGGGTACAAACCGCGTAGCGACCATCCGTTAAGACCAAGCCTGCGGGACCATCCCAGGGCTCGATATGCATAGAGTTGTATTCATAAAACGCCTTGAGCTCGCTATCCATATGCTCAACATTCTGCCAAGCGGGCGGCACCAGCATTCGGGCGGCACGGTGCAACTCCATGCCACCAACCAATAGTAACTCCAGCATATTATCCAGGCTGGACGAGTCCGAACCAGTACGATTTACCAGTGGGACAATCTCTTCAACATTGGGCAGTAACGGAGTCTGGAATTTTTTGGTACGCGCAACAGACCAGTTACGGTTACCCATAATGGTGTTGATCTCTCCGTTGTGCGCCAACATACGAAATGGTTGTGCCAGCGGCCACTCAGGTAATGTGTTGGTGGAGAAACGCTGGTGGAAAACACAAATCGCGGTTTTCAGGCGTTCGTCCGCCAAATCTTTATAGAAGCTGGGCAAATCCACTGGCATCATCAAGCCTTTATAGGACAAGACCTTGTGGCTCAAGCTCGCAATATAAAAAGACGCATCTGCGGCCAAACGGATTTCAGCTTTACGTCGCGCAACAAAGAGTTTCGCTCCCAGCTCCTGGTCGCTCAGATGATCCGCATTCACAAATAGGTGGTAAATGGAGGGCAGTGTTTGCAGCGCGATAGGGCCTAAACAGTTCGAGTCTGTTGGTACTTCGCGCCAAGCGCATTCAGCAAAACCAACCGCTGCCAACTCCTCTTCGACGACAGTACGTGAGGCGTCCGCTTCGGCTTTATCGGTGCTGAGCATAATGGCACCAACACCGTAGCAACTGGCCAACTCAAATCCGAGCTCTTCACGTGCGACCGTACGCAAAAAGCTATCCGGCTTCTGAATAAGCAAACCACAGCCGTCGCCCGTTTTTCCATCGGCGGCAATGCCACCACGGTGCGTCATACATGTCAGGGCTTCGATTCCCGTGGACAACAACTTGTGACTCGGATTGCCCTTTAAGTGGGCGATCATGCCAAAGCCGCAGTTATCTTTAAACTCGTCCAACCGGTAGAGACCAGTATTCATAGGCTCATTCACTTTGTTCATTCGCTTCCATCTGTTAACGCACCATCTAGGGGCGCAATTGATACTCTCTAGCAGCCGCCATTACGGCGAACACTATACTATGCACAATTCGATCCGGCTGCCTGCCGGCACGGTACAAAAACCACTTAGATTTAGACAGCTTTTACGTATCTAGTTTACATACAGCTTGTTGGAGGGCGCAGCGTTAGGGATGGATTTAAACATGCAGCTTTAAGAAGCAGTTTCGCAATTCCCGGTTCTCACCAAAGCTGAAAGGCATACAAACCAGACAAAAAAACCCCATAAATTCGGGGCTTTAGATAATCTGGGCGAAGCATGTTAACTGCACTTAATGGGCTTGGCAAGAAAAACTCCACTCAACAAAAACCCTATTAATTGCGCCGAATTGCGTCGATCTCCTGTTTAATATCTTTTAACGAGCGAGGCCACGGGCCTGCCGTTCGCTGCTCTGCTGGCAACTGATCCCGCGCATTCAACGCTGCCGACCTGGAAGCGTAGACCCCCGCAAGTACGATCGCGCGCCGCTCTCCTTTTCTAAGCCCCTCGTAGACATACAAGGACTTACGGTTGGCCTGGCGCGCCATATAAGACTGGAGAGAAGCCTCTCTGCTGGCAACTAACACCTGTAAAGTGTACTCGCCACTTGAGCGAGAAAGCAAAAAAAGCTCGTCGTATTCGAAGGCTAAAGATTCAACGAATGGAGCAGGTGTGGGGCTGGGCGTGGGCGTGGGCGCAACATTATTCCTGGCGGACGCAACAAAAGCTGGTTTCGCAGGAACAACTACAATCTCTGCAGCTTCGGGTGAAGTGCCTGCAGCCAATCCACCAACAATCTCGACTGAGCCTGTTAAATCGATACCTTCCTTTGCTGCTGACTCGGAGGAAACACTACCAAGGGCTTGCACTTTTTCCGGCACCTTACGCTCTTCCGTAAGCTGTCCAGAGCTGAGGGTCGGCGACAAAACCAACTTCGGCGTCTCACTTATATTCTGCGACGTCAGCGCCCAAATGAGGACGCTAACCAACACCAGCATTGCTACGATATGGCCTAGCGGTAAACCAAACGTTTTTCCCTTTGCGCTATCAGTTTTAGACCGCGATTCACCGGCCCCAACCATTGACTCCAAAAGCCCTAACGCAACACCCGGATTGCCCATCGATTTAGCCCAAAGGCTATTCAGAGCTTCATCATCAAGCCGCCCCGACCACTCCAACCCTAGATCTGAAAAAAAAGCCCGCAACTCTGCGGCGGAAAGAAGCGGCATCTCAAAGTCATAAACAGGCACTTCCAGCAACTGCAACTCATCCAAGCGCTCCACCAAACCCGACTGAGCAGCCAAGAGCAACACTAGACCATAACCTGCAGCCTCCTGCTCCTGCCCCTGCACCAAACTAATAAGCGCACCAAGCGTTGAATCATCGAGTAGGTGGGCATTATCAATTATCAACACGGCCTGCTTCTGCTCTGCAGTAAGTGACTGACTAAAATGCCTTAAAGCGGCCAGCATTTCGCCCGGACCACCCATTGCACCGATGCTAACCCCAAGACGTGCCGTAATTAGAGCCAGATTTTTCTGAAGATCAGCGTCACTCTCTGCACAAAAATTGACGCACAAGGGGAGGTGTTCGAGATGGCTTTTTAACTCATTGAGAAAACATGTTTTCCCCGCTCCAGCGGCACCGACGATAACCGGTAAACCTTCGCCGAACTGAAGCAAATGTAAAATTTGATCGATAAGTACCTGACGCCCAGGTGTGGCAAAATAAACCGGCCCTTGCCTATAACCAACTTGAGGCTGATCAACACCCTCTTTTGGGATCACTAAATCAAGCTCTTGGTTGTCCATAATAGTTGCGCCCAGTTGTCTTAACTACAGAACTCCGTTAGCGTTTCTTCAAGTTTTTTAGGGTCAAAGTCTGCTGTCACTACGGACTCTCCGCATCCAGTTAAAAGGACCAAGCGCAAAGTACCATCAAGTACTTTTTTGTCGACAGCCATATATTGCATAAAAATATCGGGGGTCATTGTTTCCGGCACTTTTATCGGCAATTTTGCCTTCTCAATCAGCTCTATGGCTCTGTCATAAACGCTTTGCTCAATCCACCCCAAGCGCAAGGATAAATCGCACGCCATAACCATGCCGGCACCAACCGCCTCACCGTGAACCCATACGCCATAGCCCATATAGGACTCTATTGCATGACCAAAGGTATGCCCAAGGTTTAAAATGGCCCGCAGACCGGATTCAGTTTCGTCTTTCGCGACAATATCGGCTTTCGTTTTGCAGGATACGTCGATAGCATAGGCCAGAGCATCGCTATCTCTCGCCAGAAGGGCATCCATGTTCTGCTCAAGCCAGGAGAAAAACTCCGCGTCAGCAATCAAACCATATTTGATCACTTCAGCTAAACCTGCAGAAAGCTCTCTATCGGGAAGAGTTGCCAGAACATCTGTATCGATAATGACCGACTTCGGTTGATAAAACGCACCGATCATATTTTTACCCAACGGGTGGTTTACACCTGTTTTTCCGCCAACTGACGAGTCGACCTGCGACAACAGTGTTGTCGGGATCTGGATAAAATTTACACCCCGCTGATAACTAGCGGCGGCAAAGCCGACCATGTCGCCAATAACACCGCCCCCCAAAGCCACCAGTGTAGTGCGCCGGTTGTGGCGCTTACTTAACAGACCATCAAAAATGAGATTTAATGTTTCCAGGTTTTTAAACTGCTCGCCATCGGGCAACACTACCTTATCCAAGCGAAAGCTTTCACCCAGTAGCGCTTCAACTTTATGGGCATAGAGAGGATCTACTGTTTCATTGGTTACAAGCATTACCTGATCGGAAGATAGATACGGCTTTAAATAATCGCCACAATTCAGCAATTGCTCACCAATAAAAATGGGGTAACTTCTTTCACCAAGCTCAACATGTAATCTTCGAGTTGCCATATAGTGTATTAAGTCCAATAGATGTATTTAGCACAAACAGAAACAATCGGCGACATTGTATACGAGAACACCCTAAGATATCACTGCAGGCAAAAAGGAGGAGGTTTCCGCAACAGGCTGGAATGAGAAAGACTATGCTTCTGGAGAAATTAGATCGACTATTGCCTGCACAACATACTTAGGGCTGCGGCCATCGGTAACAAGAACATAGCCCGCTACCTCACGGTAAAGAGGATCACGCAGATTATATAGCTCAATAATTTTGGCTTTTGGGTCATCGACCTGAAGCAAAGGTCTTTTCTTATCTTTATAAGTTCTCTCGACAAGCTGCTCAATGGTCGCCGTAAGGTAGACAACTGACGACTGCTTTTTTAGCATCTCTCGGTTTTCTTCCCGCATGACAATACCGCCGCCGGTAGCAATAACAACGGAATTTTTCTCAACCATTTCTGCAAGAACAGCAGATTCGCGCTCGCGAAAACCCGCCTCACCTTCAACATCGAAAATCCAAGGAATATCGGCACCCGTGCGCTGCTCAATAACATTATCAGTATCCAGAAAATCACAACCCAAATGTTGGGACAACATTCTACCGATAGTGGATTTGCCGGCCCCCATGGGGCCGACCAGAAAGACAGAGTGGCTCACGTTACTCCAGGAAGTCTGAGCTCATGATACGAGGCGTAACAAATATGAGTAGCTCACGCTTTTGCTCATCGTTAATATCGTGGCGGAAGAGTGTACCCAAGAAAGGAATATCTCCCAGTAGCGGAACCTTGGTTTGACCTTTAACGGTTTCAACAGAATAAATGCCCCCAAGAACAACCGTATCGCCATCAGCGACCAACACAGAGGTTTCCAGATGGGTCACATCAATAACCGGTACCCCAGCGGAAACACCGGTAACAGAGTCCTGATCAATCTCCAGATCCATAATGATGCGATTATCCGGCGTAATTTGCGGCGTAACATTCAAACGCAAGACGACTTCTTTAAATGACGTTGTGGTACCACCACTGGCAGACTCCGCCTGGTAGGGCACTTCGGTACCAGATTGAATGGTTGCAGGCTGCTTATCTCCAGTGATGACTTTTGGCTGAGAAACAATTTCAGCAAATCCAGAATCCTGCAAAGCAGATAACTCCATACCCAGCATGAAATTGCTACTAATAACGTTCCACGCCAACGAGCCGGTAGGATTAAAGACACCAAGATCCACTAAAGTATTCTGCGGGAAAGAGTGCTGGCTATCTGCTTGCCCGTCACCATCAGAATCGGTAAATGCGCCAACAATTCCTTTAGTCTCCGCATACACGCTATCCATTGAGCCCGTAAACTCGTGTATATGACTACCGGATTCAGAGCTTTCTACCGCATCACCCGCGATTCTAAATCCCAGCTCCTTGCGAAATTCCGAGTTGGCAATAACCAAACGAGCCTCGATCATTACCTGCTTAACCGGAATATCGATACGATCGACCAACAGCTTAAACTGGTTAATTTTTTCTTCAGTATCCGTCAGAATTATGGAATTGGTTCTCTCATCCACAATCGCCTGTCCACGATCAGATAACATGCTGCCCGTTGAATTGCGGGAACTACCACCAGCTCCCGACTCTGCACCTCCACCGCCAGCGCTCCCAGCCATAAATAGTGTGAAAAGCTCACGCGCATTGGCATAGCGAATACGAATATACTCCGTGCGCAATGGAGCCAATTCTTCTAGTTGCTTCTTGGTTTCAATTTCCTGCTTTTCCCTTTCCGCAATCTCTGCCGCCGGTGCAACCATCAGCACATTGCCAATCTGCCGCTTGTCCAGCCCCTTGGTTTTTAATACTAGATCCAAAGCCTGGTCCCAAGGTACATTTTCTAAACGCAACGTAATATTGCCTGTTACTGTATCGCTAGCAACAAGATTCAACTCAGTGAAATCTGCAATCAACTGCAACACTGAGCGCACTTGTATATCCTGAAAGTTTAACGACAAGCGCTCACCAACATACGCGAACGTCTTTTTCTTGTCTTCGATTTCCTGGCGAGAGAGAGGCTTTACACTGATGACATATTCGGTATCTGCCTGGTACGCAAGGTAATCATAATCACCAGTAGCATCAATTTTAATAACGGTATTTGATCCGCTCATGCTCGAGCCGAGCATGCTCACCGGCGTAGCGAAATCAATGACATCGAGTTTTCGGTGCATTTCAGTCGGCAGCGCAGTGTCCATAAGGGTAACGTTAACTCCCGAAGACACCTCTTCGACATCAATCGCAATATTGGGGTTGGTTAAAGTAACGATAACCTTCCCTTCCCCGGTTTCACCTCTACGAAAATCTATCCCGCTTACCGATGAGCCCACATTACTATACTGAACACTCCCGTCTTCCAACGAAACGGGAGTGGAAACATCTACCGACGTCGACGCATTGCTTACACCAACAGACTCCGCCCCCACCTCCACAACCAGCTGCTCACCTTCAACTCGCGAAGTATAGGGTACTAAACTATTGAGGTTTACAATTAATCGCGTCCGACCGCCACCGGCGACAACAACCGCACTGCTAACCTCGCCGACTGACATTGAGTACTTTTTCTGCGGCAATAAATTTTCAACATCAGAAAAATCTAACACAATCCGTGCGGGCTGATCGATCGTATAGCCCTCAGGCTTGGAGATCGCCCCCTCGAACAACAAGCGAATTTCTGCACGCTCACCAGGTAACTCAGAGAACTGAATATCTTTCAGATTCGCTGCGCTAACCACGCCTGAAACCAACACAAGGGTACCAGAGAGCAGGATTATTAATTTACGTATGAACATGTTGTTTATTCCTTCTCAGCTAAAGCAAGTACACTTGGTCTTTCCAGCCAGCCATCGAGACCATCAGAGACAATTTCGATCAAATCCAGCTTTGCTTCCGACATTTCGACAACTTTGCCATGGTTGTTACCCAAATAATTACCCTGAGTAACCAAATGAATACGACCCTCACCATCTTTAATTAGCGCCCAAAGGGTTTCGCCCTTTTTCAAACTACCGACCATCTGCAGTGAGGACAAAGCAAAATCTTCTAAAAACTCTTTTTCTCTCGAAAAATCCGGCTTTACGTTTGCGCTTGAGCTTGCGTAAACGCGTCTCTCCACATCCATGGGCAAATCAAAAGGACTGCGCATCGCAGCAGAACTGTAAATGAAGGCTTCGTAAGGCCGAAACGACGGCAGAGGTTCAATAGATCCCGCAGGCCTTTGTTTCACTTCACCTATATATGAGCGTAAGTCGGCATGGTCACTCCCCGAGCTACACCCAACAATCGATACACCAATTACTGATATCAACAAAATGCGATTTAGTATCTGCATTACTATCTATCCTGGGATTTATAGCGATATGTCTTGGCGATAATTTCCATCGACAAGCCACTATTCACCAAACTTGCGCCCTTGCTGGAAGCTTTGGTCTTGCGAATATTAAAGTCATGTAGGGTTACAATACGTGGCATCCCCGCCACCCCACTAACAAAGGCACCGAATTCGTGATAACCACCGGTTACTTTTACTTTGATCGGCAACTCCACATAAAACTCGGTAGTAACCTCGTTCTGCAGCGCGATACTTTGTATTGCTAAACGGCTCTCAACACCTTTATCATCGATATCCTCCAGCAATCCGGGCACTTCTGTTTCAGTCGGCAGACGGGACACCAGGGCACCAAAAGACTCTTGCATTTCAATCATTTGCTTACGGTATCGATCCAGATTCGCCGCTTCAAACGCTTTTGATTCAAAAGATTTCTTTAACTCAACTTCCTTATTTTGCGCCACACCCAAATCGTGAAACTTATCTTTAACGACAAAAAAGTACATCGCAAAGACAATAAGCCCTGCCGCCAATACGCATAAAAACATTCTTACGGGAGTAGGCCAAACACCTACCCGATCCCAATCCACATTATTAAAATCAAAATTTTTCAGCTGCTCTACGTACTGATTCAAATCAGCCATTCTACTTGCCCTCCTCTTCGGGAAGAACTGCCTTTAGCTGCATTCGAAAAACGCTAGCCTGTTCGCCGTGTTGAGGCGCAGCAACAACGGAACGTAAATTGGGCCCAGAAAACCAGTCAGAATCATCCAGCTGGCGCATAAAAGTGGAAACCCTATTCGTCGATTCACTCACACCCTCAATAAAAATGGTACTTCCCGACTTGGAGAGGGAAGTAATATACACACCATCCGGTACCGATTTAGCAAAAGCATCAAAATAGTGGACGATAATCGAACGCCTGCCCTCCAACCCCTGAATCACCTTCATCCTATCCAGCAGCTCGCGCCGCTTATTTTTCAAGTCTTTGATTTCGCTAACCTGGCTTTGAAGCTGTGAAATTTCCGCCTGGAGTAAATTATTGCGAGATTTCTGAGAGGAAATACTGCCCTCAACAGACTGAATCCACAAATAACCTATACCCAGAGCAAGCAAACAAACGCCACCTAACTGGAACAAAAACTCTTTCTTTTTCTCCTGGCGATGCTCTTCTCTCCAGGGCAATAAGTTAATCTGAGCCATGTTACACAAAGCTCCTTAGGGCCAATCCCGTAGCAATCATTAAAGAAGGCGCATCGTTGATTAGCGCAGCGGCATTAACTTTTGACGATACCGACATGTTGGCGAATGGATTGGCAACAGTGGCTGATGTTCCAAGTTTCTCTTCAATTAAGCCCGCCAACCCTTCCATCGATGCAACGCCACCGGCAAGAACAATATGATCCACGTCGTTATATTGACTAGAGGAAAAAAAGAACTGGAGAGACCGGGTTACCTGCTGAACCACAGCATCCTTAAACGGCTCTAACACCTCTGGCTCATAATCGTCAGGGAGGCCACCCTGTTTCTTAGCTAACCCTGCCTCGTCTGCAGAAAGTCCGTATCGGCGCTGAATTTCTTCGGTTAACTGCTTGCCACCAAATAATTGCTCGCGGGTGTAAATGGTCTTGCCATCAACCAGAACACTTAGCGTCGTCATGGTCGCACCAATATCCACAATAGCCACGACCTGCTCTTCCTGGTCTTCAAGCTGCTCCCTGATCAGCGAAAAGGCGCGCTCTACGGTATAAGCTTCAACGTCGACAACTTTTGCGTTCAAGTCGGAAAGCTCAAGCATAGACGCTCGCATATCAACGTTTTCACGGCGACATGCCGCCAATAAGATTTCAAGCTGATCGGGATCTTTAGACGAGGGGCCAAGCACATCAAAATCGATGGCGACCTCTTCAAGGGGATAGGGAATGTACTGATCTGCCTCGAGAGAAATCTGCGTCTCTAGCGCTTCTTCGTTCAAGTGACCCGGCATTTCAATCACTTTAGTGATTACGGATGACCCCGGTACCGCAACAGCGGCATCCTTAACCTTGGTTCTCGATGATTGAACAACAGCACGAATGACCTGTGCAACAGCGTCCACGTCAGTAATATTTTTTTCAACCACCACGTTCGGCGGTAGCGCGCGGACTGCATAGTTTTCTACCCGATAGCCATCACCCTGCCGACTGAACTCCAACAGCTTCACTGTTGTCGAACTCACGTCCAGACCGAGTACGGGTTTCTTTTTCTGCTCGAATAAACTGAGAATACCCATTTTTCTATCTATATCCGCTACTTAGGTTATGTTTATGTTATAGCACTTTAAGTATATGCTGCAACTAGAGACTGCGTAGGTAAAGTGTGAAAAAGGTCTTATAATGGCAAAACTCATCACAATCTGACTCTTTATTCAGTTTTACAATACTTAAATGACACTAAAAAAACCTTTTCTTATCGTCGCCATCTGGCTGACGCTCGCTGGCACCGGTGGCGCAATGTGCGTTTTGACCGGAATGTACCTCTATCTGAGCCCACAATTGCCGCCGGTCGACAGCCTAAAAGACGTAAAACTACAAACGCCTTTGCGCATTTACTCTTCGGATGAAAAGCTTATCGCAGAATTTGGCGAAA
Coding sequences within:
- the gltB gene encoding glutamate synthase large subunit; the encoded protein is MNTGLYRLDEFKDNCGFGMIAHLKGNPSHKLLSTGIEALTCMTHRGGIAADGKTGDGCGLLIQKPDSFLRTVAREELGFELASCYGVGAIMLSTDKAEADASRTVVEEELAAVGFAECAWREVPTDSNCLGPIALQTLPSIYHLFVNADHLSDQELGAKLFVARRKAEIRLAADASFYIASLSHKVLSYKGLMMPVDLPSFYKDLADERLKTAICVFHQRFSTNTLPEWPLAQPFRMLAHNGEINTIMGNRNWSVARTKKFQTPLLPNVEEIVPLVNRTGSDSSSLDNMLELLLVGGMELHRAARMLVPPAWQNVEHMDSELKAFYEYNSMHIEPWDGPAGLVLTDGRYAVCTLDRNGLRPSRWVITKDDIITVASEIGVYNYSPEDVVAKGRLGPGQILSVDTETGTLHHTADIDQMLKTGQPYLQWMKENAVRIEASLDREMPENGLNEAQVETAMKMFQVTFEECDQVIRPLAEAGQEAVGSMGDDTPMAVLSEKRRSLYDYFRQQFAQVTNPPIDPLREAIVMSLETCIGRELSVFDETAEHANRVILTNPVLSPAKFKALMHLGRSGYEAVKIDLNYDTKVLNLKQAIELMLEEVVAQVKVGKTLVVLSDLKIIEGKLPIHALLATGAVHHRLTREGLRCDANIIVETATARDSHHLAALIGYGATAVYPYLSYYLLDRLVKSGELLTEYADASTNYRKGLGKGLLKILSKMGISTIASYRGAQLFEAVGLSEDVVDTCFAGTPSRIKGAEFLDLEVDQKSLAKDAWKARKTIEPGGILKYIHGQEYHAFNPDVVQTLQKAVQTGDYAIWRDYAALVNNRPVATLRDLLRLKDDEDKSISLDQVESMESIVRRFDSAAMSLGALSPEAHEALAQAMNTLGGRSNSGEGGEDAVRFGTNKVSKIKQVASGRFGVTPHYLVNAEVLQIKVAQGAKPGEGGQLPGGKVNELIARLRYSVPGVTLISPPPHHDIYSIEDLAQLIFDLKQVNPDALVSVKLVSRPGVGTIAAGVAKAYADLITISGYDGGTAASPLTSIRYAGSPWELGLAETHQTLRANDLRGKVRVQTDGGLKSGLDVIKAAILGAESFGFGTAPMVALGCKYLRICHLNNCATGVATQQEALRRDHYIGTVDMAMNFFRFVAEEVREWMAKLGVRTIDDLIGRVDLLEAIEGNTPRQQKLDLSPLLHTDTLLESKPQFCKLERNPPFDKGLLAEEMVNTILPAIESKSGGQFEFIVTNCDRSIGARISGEIAKRHGNQGMASKPITLKLKGVAGQSFGVWNAGGLDMVLEGDANDYVGKGMAGGKLVIRPPKGSAFASQDTSIMGNTCLYGATGGKLFAAGRAGERCGVRNSGAHAVVEGVGDHCCEYMTGGVVTVLGDTGVNFGAGMTGGFAYVLDQKNNFVDKYNHELVDITRINTEALEAHRNHLRSVIDEFVSETKSTWGQHILDNFDTFVGKFWLVKPRAADLDSMLHSVRRRGE
- a CDS encoding SPOR domain-containing protein; translated protein: MDNQELDLVIPKEGVDQPQVGYRQGPVYFATPGRQVLIDQILHLLQFGEGLPVIVGAAGAGKTCFLNELKSHLEHLPLCVNFCAESDADLQKNLALITARLGVSIGAMGGPGEMLAALRHFSQSLTAEQKQAVLIIDNAHLLDDSTLGALISLVQGQEQEAAGYGLVLLLAAQSGLVERLDELQLLEVPVYDFEMPLLSAAELRAFFSDLGLEWSGRLDDEALNSLWAKSMGNPGVALGLLESMVGAGESRSKTDSAKGKTFGLPLGHIVAMLVLVSVLIWALTSQNISETPKLVLSPTLSSGQLTEERKVPEKVQALGSVSSESAAKEGIDLTGSVEIVGGLAAGTSPEAAEIVVVPAKPAFVASARNNVAPTPTPSPTPAPFVESLAFEYDELFLLSRSSGEYTLQVLVASREASLQSYMARQANRKSLYVYEGLRKGERRAIVLAGVYASRSAALNARDQLPAEQRTAGPWPRSLKDIKQEIDAIRRN
- the aroB gene encoding 3-dehydroquinate synthase; protein product: MATRRLHVELGERSYPIFIGEQLLNCGDYLKPYLSSDQVMLVTNETVDPLYAHKVEALLGESFRLDKVVLPDGEQFKNLETLNLIFDGLLSKRHNRRTTLVALGGGVIGDMVGFAAASYQRGVNFIQIPTTLLSQVDSSVGGKTGVNHPLGKNMIGAFYQPKSVIIDTDVLATLPDRELSAGLAEVIKYGLIADAEFFSWLEQNMDALLARDSDALAYAIDVSCKTKADIVAKDETESGLRAILNLGHTFGHAIESYMGYGVWVHGEAVGAGMVMACDLSLRLGWIEQSVYDRAIELIEKAKLPIKVPETMTPDIFMQYMAVDKKVLDGTLRLVLLTGCGESVVTADFDPKKLEETLTEFCS
- the aroK gene encoding shikimate kinase AroK codes for the protein MSHSVFLVGPMGAGKSTIGRMLSQHLGCDFLDTDNVIEQRTGADIPWIFDVEGEAGFRERESAVLAEMVEKNSVVIATGGGIVMREENREMLKKQSSVVYLTATIEQLVERTYKDKKRPLLQVDDPKAKIIELYNLRDPLYREVAGYVLVTDGRSPKYVVQAIVDLISPEA
- the pilQ gene encoding type IV pilus secretin PilQ, coding for MFIRKLIILLSGTLVLVSGVVSAANLKDIQFSELPGERAEIRLLFEGAISKPEGYTIDQPARIVLDFSDVENLLPQKKYSMSVGEVSSAVVVAGGGRTRLIVNLNSLVPYTSRVEGEQLVVEVGAESVGVSNASTSVDVSTPVSLEDGSVQYSNVGSSVSGIDFRRGETGEGKVIVTLTNPNIAIDVEEVSSGVNVTLMDTALPTEMHRKLDVIDFATPVSMLGSSMSGSNTVIKIDATGDYDYLAYQADTEYVISVKPLSRQEIEDKKKTFAYVGERLSLNFQDIQVRSVLQLIADFTELNLVASDTVTGNITLRLENVPWDQALDLVLKTKGLDKRQIGNVLMVAPAAEIAEREKQEIETKKQLEELAPLRTEYIRIRYANARELFTLFMAGSAGGGGAESGAGGSSRNSTGSMLSDRGQAIVDERTNSIILTDTEEKINQFKLLVDRIDIPVKQVMIEARLVIANSEFRKELGFRIAGDAVESSESGSHIHEFTGSMDSVYAETKGIVGAFTDSDGDGQADSQHSFPQNTLVDLGVFNPTGSLAWNVISSNFMLGMELSALQDSGFAEIVSQPKVITGDKQPATIQSGTEVPYQAESASGGTTTSFKEVVLRLNVTPQITPDNRIIMDLEIDQDSVTGVSAGVPVIDVTHLETSVLVADGDTVVLGGIYSVETVKGQTKVPLLGDIPFLGTLFRHDINDEQKRELLIFVTPRIMSSDFLE